In a single window of the Acidobacteriota bacterium genome:
- a CDS encoding electron transfer flavoprotein subunit alpha/FixB family protein — MATTVLVFVERRDGEIKRATLEAVGAARALSPDVEVVALALGPDAAGHAELLGQAGVSRLLIHEDPRLELYAVQAYAACLADAATACSADLLLIPGTVMGRDLAARTAARLDVPLVSDAIELELSDAGALTALRPVYSGKATVRVSIADASPKLASLRPNVFPVAASDGGTAATTESLSTDLSVGLFKGRVTRTEKPEQEELDVSEASIVVAGGRGLKEPEHFSLIRDLADAVGGAVGASRAVVDAGWIAHSHQVGQTGKVVSPSLYIACGISGAIQHLAGMTSSKIIVAINKDPDAPIFNVADYGIVGDVFEVLPALTTAIREHRSTH; from the coding sequence ATGGCAACGACGGTCCTGGTTTTTGTCGAGCGTCGAGACGGTGAGATCAAGCGGGCCACGCTGGAGGCGGTCGGCGCTGCCAGAGCCCTGTCACCTGACGTCGAGGTCGTGGCACTAGCGCTGGGGCCGGACGCCGCGGGGCACGCCGAGTTGCTGGGGCAGGCCGGCGTGAGTCGCCTGTTGATCCACGAGGATCCGCGCCTCGAGCTCTACGCGGTGCAGGCCTACGCGGCCTGCCTGGCGGACGCCGCGACGGCTTGTTCTGCCGATCTGCTGTTGATCCCCGGCACCGTGATGGGGCGCGACCTGGCGGCACGGACCGCCGCGAGACTCGACGTCCCCCTCGTCAGTGACGCCATCGAGCTGGAGCTGAGCGATGCGGGTGCGCTGACCGCGCTCCGACCGGTCTATTCCGGCAAGGCGACCGTGCGCGTTTCGATCGCCGACGCCAGTCCGAAACTCGCCAGCCTGCGTCCAAATGTCTTCCCCGTTGCCGCGAGCGACGGAGGCACAGCCGCAACCACGGAGAGCCTCTCGACCGACCTGAGCGTCGGTCTATTCAAGGGACGCGTCACGCGGACGGAGAAGCCGGAACAGGAAGAGCTGGATGTCAGCGAGGCTTCGATCGTGGTTGCCGGTGGACGGGGACTCAAGGAGCCGGAACATTTTTCGTTGATCCGCGACCTCGCAGACGCCGTCGGTGGAGCCGTCGGTGCTTCGCGGGCCGTCGTCGATGCGGGCTGGATCGCCCACTCGCATCAGGTCGGGCAGACCGGCAAGGTTGTCTCGCCGTCGCTCTACATCGCGTGCGGGATCTCGGGCGCGATCCAGCATCTCGCCGGGATGACATCGTCAAAAATCATCGTCGCGATCAACAAGGATCCCGACGCACCGATCTTCAACGTTGCGGACTACGGGATCGTCGGCGACGTCTTCGAGGTATTACCGGCTCTGACGACCGCGATACGCGAACACCGCTCGACACACTGA